The genomic DNA cccaagaccccccctccctttggctacgtccctggtttaaagacctctaaggaaggagactccaccacactttgagggaatGTATTCAagtgttgaacagccctgactgtcaggaagttcctcataatgttgagctggaatctgttttcctggagcttggatccattgctccaggtcctagtctctggagcagcagaaaacaagctggatccctcctcaatatgacatcccttcaaatatttaaacaaggccatcatatcacctcttaacctcctcttctccaggctaaacatccccagctccctaagccattcctcataggacatggtttccagacccttcaccattttagtcgccctcatttggacatgctccagtttttcaaaatcctttttgaactgtggttcccagaactggacacagtattccaggtggggcctgaccagagcagaatagagtggaactattacttcccttgatctagacactatacttctattgatgcagcctaaaattgcattggtggttttttttatctGTATCAAAAGTTACAATACACTGTCAGTTTCTCCAGTGATCTGGAGTGAGTAAGTAATTCCATGGAACCTTTCACCAGTCAGGGAAGTGGAGACTGCTTTACAAGATGATACCACCTTTATTATGGCAATGAAACAAATTGTTGCTTGTGTCTGATGCTCAGCAAGTGaactgaaagggaaagaaaatggagCCCAGAAAACAGAACTCTTCATGTTTTATCCTTCCACTATTTTTAGCAGTGGAAATTACATTCCTACATAGAACTGAATCCCAAATGGCTATTCTAGGAAAACTTAATGAAGCTTCTCCTCCACACAACAGTACATACTTTACTCACAGCCAGGTCATTTTATATACAATAGTTCATCACATGTTCTGCTAGCAAGTCAGCAAAACATGAAAGCCCAGGTGTGTGTCCCCCATTTCTCCCCTGCATCTTTCTAGATACTCTATAATCTTGTGGAAAATGAAGCAAGCTACATACTAATATGGAAGGGAATTACTACACTCTAGTGGAAGAGAGGAGTCATGACAAAGCAGCTGTACATACTCCTTAGTGatagagttcaaagatatagccttgtcagtatttgaggaagtagactttagttgacaaaagctcatgctgccaacttttttctttcagttagtctctaaggtgctacaagatctctctacaatacTGATACTTACTCCTCGTAACAGAGGTGAGTGGCTTTTGGGCTTGTGTGATGAAATCTGTTTTACTAGAACCCTGAAAGAAAACTACTAATCAGAGCCAGGAACAGAGGTGGAGGCAATTACCTACTGTATTCTAATAGCTATTCACTGTATATATGGATACAAGTATCTACCTAAGTTTATACTGTACTGCTAAGTTACTTATAGACCAAAAAGTGTAACATTAAACTCTCAGTATTAGCCCTAAAAGTATATAAGGGCATATTCAAAGCCAgccaataaatatttatattttacaggTGAGCAACACTGAGATCTATAAACATTTCCACCATAAGACCACCTATATAATTTGGTATTAACAAACTATTGCAagtgatatccccccccccccccgattttgtGCCCCCTGGCATGCACTGTGATAATTGCAGGTTAAACCTAAAACCATCCATCCCCTTGAAAGAGACTTGTTTGAATGTTTGCAGAtgcttccctcctctcttctatCCTGGGACATTGTGTGGATGACATGACTGCAGACTTGACTCAAGAATTCCCCATCTTCTCCCAGCCAAGCTACACACCAGCTGTTTGTAACACTCTATCTGGTGGAGAAATCTGAAGATATTCAATATGTGCAAACATTTATATACTGTCTGTGTTAGCCTAATCAAGGCATTTGGCTGAGTTTTCAGTTTTAGAAAACCTTGCTGAGGATGCAAATCTACATTCCATCAGCTCCTGTTCTATAGCATACAGTATTGGGTTAATGCCTTACTGGAATGCCAAAAAATATAAACTTATGAAGCTCACTTAGACAGGGCTACAGCACAGGTCTGCTTAGCAGTGATTCTCCCAGGTCTCAGGAAAACTTTTCTTCCCATCCATGTAACTTGAGGTCTAGAGGGAGATGGGATGGGAACCTACGTACATTGAATATGTAACACGGGCCATACTTTAGTACGGAATTATCAAGGGaagtggaaaagttatttttttttaacttcagctCCTAAAGGAACTCTGCTGGCTagtggattctgagagttgcaatccaaaatgtAATTCTCTCCAGCACTGCTGGAAATATAACTGtctgaaaagcaaaattaaagagagagaaaaaactattAATGCTAAGCAGAGCTGAGACAAACCAGGACAACAGTTGACAATGTAAGAAACTAAATTTAATGAGATAAAAAGGGAAGCAGAGACCCCTAAACATTACATATACACCTAGCTTTCCAGCTTCCTTTATATCCACTGATGTGGTTATTGAAACAATCCCTCCCAGTCACTAACTATCTAAAGCAGACTCAATGGAGTCTCTATCTAGGCCAGTTTCTCAGGTCAACAACTTCTAGCCTGGAAAGCTGGATCTTCAGGTCAGAAAGATTCTCCCATCCCTGTAGACATCAAGGATGTGAGCTCAtggaggagaagcaggaaaaatCATGGGAAGAACTGGAACTTGGGAGAATTTGGTTTTTTGCAATGCCCACAATCCCCTAGTCAGCCTTGCCACACAGATTGGGGGATTGTGGTACTCCAAAAAAtaagtttcccaagctctgagaaGAACTCTCAGTCCCGTGCCTAGTCTCCCACAATCGGAGGGGTCTTCTAGGACTTGTCTGTGGCACTCGTGTTCTTGCTGATTGTTTTGGGGGTTCCTGTATCTCTGCTCAGCATAGTGACCAACCGGTGCCTGAAAGCACCCGCTCCTCTTGCCTTAGGTTTGGTGTTCCCTTCACTCCCCCTGGCTGCCTCTTGGTAATCCAGCGGGTGAGGAGGGTGCTGGATCTCTGGGGAGGAGTCAGCCCCTGTAGTAGGACTGGGGCAGGGATGGCTACTAGAGCGCTTGGCAGCCACAGGGCTGTTGTCGTAGATGGGGGAGGGCTCAGTGCTGATGCTGCCACTACCTTCAAGGGAGTCCCTGTAGCTGAAGCCAAGAGACTCAGATTGGAGGGCGCGCTGCTGCTCCAAAGCACACAGGTTCTCATAAAGGTGGTCAGATAGTTGGCCCCTCTGCTCCTTGGGCTCGGCTTCCACCATGCCACAGGGCTGAAATAAGGGTGGGAAGCTCTTGCCAATGGAAGCATAGATGATGGGCAACTCAGGAGCAACCTTTTCAGGGGAAGCTGAAAAGCTATCACTTGGAGGCACTGCTGGGAGACCCACATCTACAAGTCCCACAGGGGTTCTCTCATACAGAGGTTCCTTTTCCTCCAGGCTCTCCATGTTTGTGGGCCAAGGACAGCAGCTTGATTTCTGCATAGAGTCTGGAACTGCAGAAAGCCCAGCTTTCTTGTCTCCATCCATCAGAAGAATGGCTTTCTGGCGGTCTATGGCTGCTGAGATGGTTGTGCAGATTTCTGCAGCCCGGACAGTGCTGAAAGTAAAGAGGCCTTCTCCTGAACTGCAGCGCCGCCCTGCTTCAAAAGAGAATATAGTCTGGAGGGAGAAATGCaggaaaaacacacagagaaatattttttaggattcttatattttgttgtattttaatgttttttcaaTACGAAATGCCTATCCCAGATAAACTTAATCAATTTAAACAATAGAAGTACAAAGGCCTCTGTACTGTTTATGataatttttataataataaaccaAAAAAACATGTCAGCCATGGGTAGTGAGAATCTTTAGGCTTTCAGCAAGAGGATTTCCCAGCCTCGTTAACCAAGATCTTCTATATGTCTATGTTCCAAAGCTAAGTGGCAGTGTAGAATGAAAGAGTAAATATTTCACCACCAAAGCCAATTCAACAAGATTTCCCACTCACAACTGGTGTTCAGTAAAGAACATTTACTTTCTAGGCTTCATCAGGGAGCTGCTGTCTATACTAACACCATCTAAGTTTATTTAAGGATGTGTAAGCAAAGGCAAAAACAATCATCACAACAAAATAGGATCTgaacaatatctcaacagaatttacagacAATTACagagaagaactatggtcagaagcaaTCCAGGGAGAATGCAAGAAGACATTTTCAGtgctcaaaaagaaagaaagggacaaTGGATAAAAGAGGAAATGAGTCAaacagtaaaggaaagaagaggtgcaaaacaaaagggagataggaacaaaatcagaaccatgaatgcaactgttcaattaCTAGTGCATAAagataaagagaactactataataatcaatgcagagaaatagaagtcaACAGCaataaaggaagaatgagagatctGTTCCACAAGATAAaagaactcaaagggaagttcaaaccaaaggcTAGGATGCTCTATGATAAGAagaggaacatactacaagactagtagaaataaaaagatgttagTTACAATACACAGAGCActatataaaagaaattaaacaatgaATGATATGTGGAATAAAGAAGCATATGAATATGAATCCCAATTCTAGAAAATgagatggaagctgcaataacagaaactgggaagaataaatcatcaTGAACAGTCTCttctggagggagagagaaggctggcccagtaccaaaGTACCCGAAGGGCTTAATTATCAGGCCTTTAGGGGTTATCATTATTGGTGTGCATTTCGGTTAAGTTCcacacaaattatttttaaaatactttgagGAAGAACAAATGATGGAGCTGGCATTAACAGTATAGATTTCATGAGTAACAAGAGAAAGATGAGAAATTGAAGATTGGTTACAAAGGTAAGTGGTGTGGAGACAATGCCGAAGGAaactttccagaaaaaaaagtggCATATATTCTTAGTCGTGCGATGAGTAACACTGTCAACTTGGAAATCAACCCCTTTGTTCTGTTGGTAGAACACAACAAAAATGAGCTGTATTCCTAGATGAAATACGATCCCATCTGAGGAGTTTTACAAATCTGTTACCCTGCCCAGCTGTGACATAGTAGAGATGGACAAACAAAGGAAACAAGAGCCTGGGTTGAGAGTGCTGTGTGCTGTTTACGTCTTGTACTTCCATGAAATGGTGGGAAGACAACAGTCCTGTTGTCCTGGGAATTGTGAAATTCATTTGCAGAGAATGGAAACTATTGTAAGTCCTTGTATTATGGAAGAAAAACAATGGGAAATCGCTCTTGCTGTGCTACTAATGTTTCTTGTCAATCCTACAGAACAAGAGGAGAACGAACTAAGACACATGAGGCCTACGGGATGGCAAGAAGGATGTTCTTGGGCCACGGATGTTGCATCCAAAAGGCTTGGACTCCCAGCCATCCAGCAGTCATAACTAGGACATGCCGGAGAGATAGAAATGTATGGTATGGAAGAGAAGCTAGCTTTGGCTTAAAGGATTGGGCCTTCTAGTTGCATCTGCTAGGATTATGGGTATGAGGAAGAGAGTCTGCATAGAAGGAGCGCTACGTGAAGCCATATTCAGAACATTTGTTTGAATAGAGGAAGGCTTAAACCAGTGAAGTTGGCTTGCTGTTCTTCATAAACAGTTAAGACATATATGAGTCTTAGGACTGTTGCGCTTAAGACAAGAAGCAGCCACCAGGTTTTCATGAAATGAGTTCTTGAGTTTGGTGTCTGATTTTCTTTCCAGTTCAGCGAATTGGGCGTACAGGCCGTTCGAGGAATATGCGGCATTGCACCACCTGCATACAACAAGCTTGTGGTGAGGAACAAAAGGGGTGGTGGCAAGTGTGGATGATGGATGGTAGTAGAAAAAACCATGATGGCAGGATGTTTGCTTGTATCATGAGAGTTCTGGAGGAGTCAGCAGAGCATACTCCCTATGAGTCACTGCGGAAAATAGAATATGCTAGGGAGCCAGGGATATGGTTTGTGGGTGGCTTGAGACTATTAGGATTGGCCTTCATTTAGGGATGGCTGACTTACTAACATGTAGGCAATTTTATGCTGCTTCGTAATTGGGACTAGGGCAATGAGTGCTACTCGCGTCTTTAAAAGGGTGGCCTGTTCATTGTTCACAGAAGGAATCTGTGCTCAGGACTTGAAGGACTGCTGTGGAGGCAAGCAAAAGGGGCCCCTGTGCTGCAGGGCTGCATTGATGAGAAGATGAAATCCATGGGTGGACATTGGAGGTAAGGTGAGCTGGGGTcggggaatggtggtggggaagggggggggggaggagttggAGGTGATGCAGTTTTCAGGGAGGAAGAAGACGACTTAACCTCAGCAATGGAAATGGAGTGAGTAGAGCCCGCAAACACCCAGGTGTCATGTGAAGACTGGGTAGaatcttggcctgttacagactgccaaacatAGCTGCTTCGGTCTCTCTTGGAGTATGCTCTtataatgatgcatgggtcctaagagtccggaggtccaACAAGCCACACTcattctaagcactggagtgcagctttgtgtGCAGCTTTGGAttttcggatgcatgcatcattaaacagcatacctccaagagacctgaACAGCCGCTTTATTTGGCAGTTGCTACCGGCCCTAGAGAGTCAACGCCTAATGTGATAAATTGGAACAACTGCTGTCTTCATTGATATGTTGATTTTAAACCAAGGTAAGCTGCACATTGCCACAATCTTATGGCGCGCTGAGGACCACTAGTGTGGTAGAGAAGAGGCCAGGGCTCACTTGGGATACACCTGTACTGGTTGGGGGCAGGGATTAAGTTACACAAGTGGAGAATGAGGGAGGTTAAAGGCTCCTCACCCAGTATGTAGTGAGGTTCCTGCTTTGCCATTACACATGAGTAGAGCAGGGGACAATGCCCTTCGGTTGTTGGAAAACAGGGAGCTTAATCTTTATCTACCCCATCATGCATTGGTATCCAGCTGCTATATTCCAGGCCTTGAAGCACGATCATGGTGGCGAAGGTGTGCGGATAAGAGAGCCATGACTTGGAGATCCATATGCGCTCTACAGATTGTACATCCTATTTCGATAATATCACAAGTATTCAAAGGCTTTGTTTGTATAGTAGCCTCAAGACAGGAGCTGACCTGGAAAGGACTGATCAGACAGTACTACCAGAGGAAGGCAGAGTGTTGCGTTCTCCTTTACCAATGTAAACAATTGCACGTCATGCTCCATGGAGCCTGGCATAGACATGATGAGAATGCTTAGTGTGGATACTTATTGTGCATGGACTCGGATTTACTGTGGGCCTGAAACTCGTTGGAATTGacaaatatatttcttcttcccctccaCCCCCTTTTTTTATCTTCCGGGAAAGAGGGGCTGTGCTTTCTGTGGAGGTCTGGGCCATCGTATCACTGAAGCCCCAAGTTAGAAGCCATGCAGACCAAGCAAGGCAGCACTATTGGACGCAAGGATTATCTCGCTCATAGCTCCATGGACTTCTAGAGACACTGCCTTTTGGCTGGTGACAGCCAAGCAAATAACACGATCTTGTGTTCCTGAGGCTGATGTTCTCAATTGCCACTTGTACCTTATTGGAGGGGTGGACATTGGCAGCTGGCATAGGAAAGAAGAGATTACCAGTGAACTCATTGCTTTATGAGCCTCTCTTGCTTTTTATTGTTGTGGTAGTTGTGATCCTTCCCTAGACAAAATGGAAGCCATGAAGGTTGTCTGTCTCAAGTCTTGTGGATTGGGAGAGTAAATAAGGGGATGCCTTGTGCGCTTTTCGGCACTTGCTTGGGCATTATATAGCCATGTATTTACTTGCAAATGGCTCTCTTCAACCTAGTTTCCTTTTAAACTGTTCAGCTTGTTTTCTTTTGATCGTGACCGTCCAGTGCTGCAACCATTAATTGCATCAGTAACTGTTGTCATGCAGGATTGAGCAAGCCCCATGCTTTCAGCAGGTGGCttgaagggaagaggaaggactGAGTAGCCTATAATCACAGataaaaagttacttctttggacttcaggtcccagaactCCTCTGTCACTGCCTATGCTGACTGGGAATTTCTGGAGTAGTAGTAAAGGGAAAATTTTCCAAGCCTCCAGTAATCGGAGTTCTGGCGCATTCTTCAGCTCCCTCCGTAATAAAACTTTTGACATTTTAGATAGCGTTTTCTCCATCTGTTTATATATTGTTTTGTACCTCCAGTAGGCTCTGCTCAGATGTTCTCTCGCAGCTGTAGAAAGACAGTGGTTGGCTACCCACCAACACTTGTTGAATCAAAAGTCCCCTGGGACTGCGTGTGCTCCTGGGGCTCCCTCTGTTCGTTGTCCCAGTGCGCATGCAGACGAAAGGGGAAGTCAGTGGGTAGAGGAAGTCACTAGTGCTAACGTACATACCGACTCATTTCTGTGGCAGCAACACAGAGTCAACTCGCCTCAGACGTATTTCTCCCTTCCTTACTGGTTGTGTGTTTGGAGCTGTTCCATGGACCACTGTGAAAAGATGGGATCCTTTTATCCAGCAACCAAAAAATTTGGGAAGGTAAAAATTAGTTATCTGGAGTTGGGAGAAGGAGGACTGTCCCAGGGAGCCTTCGCTGTGTAAGTAGATGGATCTGGAGTTGTCCTATGTCCCCACTGATCAGGGTAGCACGTTGGACCTAGCACTTTCCCAGTTCTCTCTCTAGGCCTCAGGTTGGCTTCTGTAATGCAAGATGGAGAGTGGCTGTTTCTACTTGGTATCTGTTTCTCATCTTGTTTATCATATATAAAATCGTGATTTTAAACCAAGTGCTGCATTGCTCTTTCACTGTAAACATTTCCAGTTACAAAATTAAAGTACACATGTGTGATTTAATGGTGTTTCTGAAGAATGTTTATGTGTAAGGCAGATATGCAGTATGGGCTAGACACACATTTGACTAATGTTCAGGGTCTGGCTCTCGATAGCTTTGCCTTTTCAATCTGGTCTCTGTCCTGCTGTAGGAGAAACTATGGAGAACTGAAGCccttgtagtttggtgtggcagcCATGTTTTTATGGCGATTAGCTTGCCTCTATACTGTGTCTAACCCTTGGGCCAGAGGCATTTGGCTCCCCCCCTCCCTTGCTCTGATCAACTGCAGTTGTGTACGTTGCCAGCTAATGGAAGCCAAGCCTCAGCCTTTAAAGAGTGCCATTGGTGTGAACCAGAGGTCAGATAGCATGTGAAGAAGAGGTGGTGTTAGTTCCTCAGACAAATGGTTCCACTGGTTCTTCAATTTTCAGTCACTTGCTTAAAAACCCACTTGCAAAGTCATCAATGACACCAGAACCTCAACAGGGCAATCATATTTTAAGATTTGGAGGAGAAGTGTTCAAAAGTTCCACTTAGATTCAGCCTAGCAGCGACTCCTAAATAGGAGTTCCTGCCTCCATAATTCCCTAGGAACTTTGTCAGAAGAGACAAACCTGGAGACTTTCTGACTCTCAGCCTCACTCTTGGGCACTAGTCCAAAATACCTTACTTTGATAAAGAAATTTAATTACAAAATTCCTGTCCATATCTTGGCAGTTTGGTGATAGGCAGATGGCTACTGCTGAGTGAGACTAAAATAGTAATCTCGTTAACTTGGAAGAGTTAGGCTCGGTTGTTgaccttgtttgttttttgtttttgtttttgtttttgttatggaTTACTCAGCCAAACCTGAGTTCATGGAAAGTATCTGTAGCTCTCAGTTAACTCATGAATACAAAAGGATATCCCGTTTGCTCTGTATGAAAGAAATGCTGCAGAGGAAGATGCAGCCAGACTAGCAACCAAAGCGGGTTTATTCGGATTTGCAGAGTTAGTTATATAGTTTCCTCAAACCCCCACCCCTACCTAGAATAGATTGGGGGAGAAAGAGCTTGTCCTTACTATCTCTGGGTCTGTTCTTGTATTTCTGAGTACTAGTGGGAAACCTCCATTGATACACACCTCTCGCTACAGATagattggatggatggatataaaatatatatatgtatctaaATTCTGCATTGTGGAATCAGTGTCCCTGAATGTTTGCTGGGCCTTAGTATACACCCTGACCACTATTTTCTAATAGCCAGCAAAATGTTCTCTCTTCATTTCACAGAACGTTAGTGGGTGTTGTGCACTGATGCCACGTGTGGGGTGCAACAGTGGAGGAGTGGTCATGTTTATCTGTGTCTCCTATGTTCAACCAACCTTTGTCTGGCCATCCATCCTGACTATGGGCTTTTAGCTCAGAAATAAAATTCTCCAGAAGGAGGTGTACCCTTGAATTGCCGCCTGAAAGCTGAGAGGGACTCTTGTACCTTTTACTGGTTGGTAGAAAAAGGggatttcagcagatgttttttgttacctggttgtgtgacaagcagtaCCAGCTGAAATGTGCTCTTCTTCAGAACTAATAAAAGAAGAGTTATCTCCCGTTTTCACTACTACCCTCTGTACGGATGGAGATTAGACCTTTAAGTGTTGGTAGCTTCTGTGAGCATTCTACAGGTTTTTCTCACTGCTGGTCACCAGAAAACTAAGCAAACCTAGTGGTTATTATATCTGGATGGACTCCTCATGCAGTTGCGTTTAATTTGTTTACACAGACATTAGTCTGCTGCTATATTCCAGTTGTATAAAGACGGAGGGGAACTAAGATAAGGTTGGCGGGAGTGGAAGAAATCAAGCCAGTAAATCATAGCTGAGCGCTCAGAAGAACATACATCTGTCAAATTAACATTCACCAGACACTTTATACACCTTCAGgcttcctttttgtgtgtgtgtgtgtgtgttgcagggGGCCGGGGAGTACTAATTCTGCATCAGACATTCTTGTACTTCTCTGAATCTTTGACTATGTCTTACTTTTAGTAAACAGCCTGATGACTATATATTTCTTGTCTGGGTATGGCTATTTCTGCCAGatagcttcctcttttcctattgctacTTGCCTCTGGGCAAAATTTTCCAGCATGGAGT from Sceloporus undulatus isolate JIND9_A2432 ecotype Alabama chromosome 2, SceUnd_v1.1, whole genome shotgun sequence includes the following:
- the DOK3 gene encoding docking protein 3 isoform X2; this translates as MEHPVKDGILFIQQPKFGKKTWRKVWAQLFADSPSGVARLEYFETREGVKAEKATLRKGERKVIRLSDCVSVERTGEHSSPKDTAPICLCMMERSYFLAADQPDEWIECICKVAFQRTPAPCSTMVNTPSPQPLMEENTIYSSWQETAWEYPVAVFPTEASARCHLKGNYLIVPLREQLVLKDVQSGKAIYTWPYAFLRRFGQEKTIFSFEAGRRCSSGEGLFTFSTVRAAEICTTISAAIDRQKAILLMDGDKKAGLSAVPDSMQKSSCCPWPTNMESLEEKEPLYERTPVGLVDVGLPAVPPSDSFSASPEKVAPELPIIYASIGKSFPPLFQPCGMVEAEPKEQRGQLSDHLYENLCALEQQRALQSESLGFSYRDSLEGSGSISTEPSPIYDNSPVAAKRSSSHPCPSPTTGADSSPEIQHPPHPLDYQEAARGSEGNTKPKARGAGAFRHRLVTMLSRDTGTPKTISKNTSATDKS
- the DOK3 gene encoding docking protein 3 isoform X1 — translated: MMERSYFLAADQPDEWIECICKVAFQRTPAPCSTMVNTPSPQPLMEENTIYSSWQETWEYPVAVFPTEASARCHLKGNYLIVPLREQLVLKDVQSGKAIYTWPYAFLRRFGQEKTIFSFEAGRRCSSGEGLFTFSTVRAAEICTTISAAIDRQKAILLMDGDKKAGLSAVPDSMQKSSCCPWPTNMESLEEKEPLYERTPVGLVDVGLPAVPPSDSFSASPEKVAPELPIIYASIGKSFPPLFQPCGMVEAEPKEQRGQLSDHLYENLCALEQQRALQSESLGFSYRDSLEGSGSISTEPSPIYDNSPVAAKRSSSHPCPSPTTGADSSPEIQHPPHPLDYQEAARGSEGNTKPKARGAGAFRHRLVTMLSRDTGTPKTISKNTSATDKS